The Arachis hypogaea cultivar Tifrunner chromosome 16, arahy.Tifrunner.gnm2.J5K5, whole genome shotgun sequence genome contains a region encoding:
- the LOC112757579 gene encoding uncharacterized protein, with amino-acid sequence MVRDCCIFDKVFWAFPSCVEAFKHCKPFVSVDGTYFCGKYSRVLLISVAEDGNINILPIAFAIVESESTESWSFFLTNLRRHVTPQDGLLVISDRSQAIKAALASDDSGWHPPKAFHAYYIRHMAVNFMSRFKSAEGKRYLINAAYSLSQAGFEWYMYVLRGVSPAMADWAGHFRKEIWLQHCDSGQRFGHMTTNLSKCINAVLKGTRYLSISAVIRITYERLQKLFVTKGREAQSQLVAGARIRLLVAIEKNRECIPKICVTHCDRRASVFVVEELEPFESWGHGSFWVRLSKDTCDCGLFQSLHYPCRHALAGCAAASIEWAPYVNPVYR; translated from the exons ATGGTGCGAGACTGCTGCATATTCGACAAAGTATTTTGGGCTTTCCCGTCATGTGTCGAGGccttcaagcattgcaagccatTTGTCTCTGTAGATGGCACGTATTTCTGTGGCAAGTATAGTAGAGTGTTGCTTATATCGGTGGCGGAAGACGGGAACATCAATATACTGCCAATTGCTTTCGCCATTGTTGAGTCTGAAAGCACCGAGTCATGGTCATTCTTTCTTACTAATTTGAGGCGCCACGTCACCCCACAAGACGGCTTACTGGTTATATCGGACAGATCTCAGGCCATCAAGGCCGCCCTAGCATCCGATGATAGTGGGTGGCATCCCCCTAAGGCGTTCCATGCTTACTATATCAGACACATGGCGGTGAATTTCATGAGCCGGTTCAAGTCAGCCGAGGGCAAGCGATACCTCATAAACGCTGCTTACAGTCTAAGTCAGGCTGGGTTTGAGTGGTACATGTATGTATTGAGGGGCGTCTCCCCGGCAATGGCAGACTGGGCTGGTCATTTTAGAAAGGAGATTTGGCTTCAGCATTGTGACAGTGGTCAGAGGTTTGGTCACATGACCACCAATTTATCCAAGTGCATCAATGCTGTGTTGAAGGGGACCCGCTACTTGTCCATTTCGGCCGTTATACGTATCACGTATGAAAGACTGCAGAAGTTGTTTGTTACGAAGGGTAGGGAAGCGCAGAGCCAGTTGgtggctggtgcacgaatt AGACTCTTAGTGGCCATTGAGAAGAATAGGGAATGCATTCCGAAGATCTGTGTGACACATTGCGATAGGCGGGCCTCCGTGTTTGTTGTGGAGGAGCTAGAGCCGTTCGAAAGCTGGGGTCATGGTTCCTTTTGGGTTCGGCTATCGAAAGACACATGTGATTGCGGGTTATTCCAGTCTCTCCACTATCCGTGCCGGCACGCACTTGCCGGGTGCGCCGCCGCTAGCATTGAGTGGGCCCCGTATGTGAATCCAGTCTACCGGTAG
- the LOC112757578 gene encoding serine/threonine-protein phosphatase 7 long form homolog — protein sequence MARQVGNDGDINKLNEMTHYTRAADFEALPPTVLASDHTLPPPDAIVPNLVEAGFGDTVPLRDFIFDNSLISALVERWRLETHTWYHTESWALVEQLLGARPPVAAQQEAQRKESFTLKLVWLQDRVRQMPQTDDPETLRQYARCYIMLLIRGYLMTDKSNNLVHLRWLPLLRDFTECRVFSWSSAVLAWTYQSLSLVAQQGITDIADYTPLLMSWIYQRFSQWCPPDRGVYQYPLTARLVGFPQQIRDQHEARVLRWRVSLDRLRFDEFAWRVYDDPALQALCPP from the exons ATGGCACGCCAAGTGGGGAATGACGGGGACATAAACAAGCTGAATGAGATGACACATTACACCAGGGCGGCCGACTTTGAG GCCTTGCCTCCTACTGTTCTGGCGAGTGACCATACTTTACCTCCACCGGATGCCATCGTCCCAAATTTGGTTGAGGCTGGATTCGGCGACACCGTACCCCTCAGGGATTTTATCTTTGACAATTCTCTGATTTCGGCACTGGTGGAGCGATGGCGTCTAGAGACACACAC GTGGTACCATACGGAGTCGTGGGCATTGGTGGAGCAGCTCCTCGGTGCTCGACCTCCTGTGGCAGCACAGCAGGAGGCACAGAGGAAGGAGTCGTTCACGCTGAAACTTGTGTGGCTACAGGATCGTGTCCGCCAGATGCCACAGACAGACGATCCCGAGACCCTCCGACAGTACGCCAGGTGTTATATCATGTTACTGATCAGAGGGTATCTGATGACCGACAAGTCCAACAATCTGGTGCACCTTCGTTGGCTACCGTTGCTCAGGGACTTTACGGAGTGTAGAGTGTTTTCCTGGAGCTCCGCTGTGCTGGCCTGGACGTATCAATCCCTTTCTTTGGTGGCTCAGCAGGGCATCACGGATATCGCTGACTACACTCCATTGTTGATGTCCTGGATTTATCAGAGATTCTCCCAGTGGTGTCCACCAGATAGAGGCGTCTACCAGTATCCACTGACTGCGAG GTTGGTTGGATTTCCGCAGCAGATTAGGGATCAGCATGAGGCCAGGGTCCTGCGTTGGAGGGTTTCCCTTGACCGGCTACGGTTCGACGAG TTTGCATGGAGAGTCTACGATGACCCCGCCTTGCAGGCATTGTGTCCGCCCTGA